The following proteins are co-located in the Apium graveolens cultivar Ventura chromosome 5, ASM990537v1, whole genome shotgun sequence genome:
- the LOC141723859 gene encoding F-box/kelch-repeat protein At1g15670-like: MDLISGLNYDVGRECLIRLPYDTFSSATSVCKNWRGEIELPEFWRRRRDAGMTQRLIVMTQARFDPTRKQGGMKNSGVPVYRLTVCEPGSVTWTELPLLPGHLDGLPMFCQLAAVGLNLVVMGGLDPVTWDASSEVFVYNFVSATWKRGANMPGCPRSFFACASDSRMVFVAGGHDCDKNALKSAMVYDVAADKWVLLPDMANERDECKGVFHLGKFHVIGGYTTEMQGRFGRSAEVFDVARWRWDEVYENFLDAATCPRSYVDNGDGNVYKWSSSSGEVLMTNDSATWQVVAELPSDVLTSTHMTAWQEKLMVIGSHRFGEPHKVYTLDIKNRKWTKVATPEEFSGHVQSSCLMEI, translated from the coding sequence ATGGATCTTATTTCGGGTCTAAATTATGATGTGGGTCGTGAGTGCTTGATCCGTTTACCTTATGATACTTTCAGTTCTGCCACGTCAGTTTGCAAAAACTGGAGAGGTGAGATTGAGCTGCCGGAGTTTTGGAGGCGCCGGAGAGATGCCGGAATGACTCAACGGCTTATTGTTATGACACAAGCTCGGTTTGACCCGACCCGGAAACAAGGTGGTATGAAGAACTCGGGTGTTCCGGTTTATCGGTTAACTGTTTGTGAACCGGGTTCGGTTACTTGGACCGAACTGCCTTTATTACCTGGACACTTAGATGGGTTACCTATGTTTTGTCAACTTGCGGCTGTCGGGTTAAATTTAGTTGTTATGGGCGGGTTGGACCCGGTTACGTGGGATGCTTCTAGTGAAGTTTTTGTTTATAATTTTGTTAGTGCCACGTGGAAGCGTGGGGCCAACATGCCAGGTTGTCCTAGGTCGTTTTTTGCCTGTGCTTCGGATTCAAGGATGGTGTTTGTGGCGGGTGGACATGATTGTGATAAGAATGCGTTAAAATCGGCCATGGTGTATGACGTGGCGGCTGATAAGTGGGTCCTACTGCCTGACATGGCGAATGAGCGGGATGAGTGTAAAGGAGTTTTCCACCTTGGCAAGTTCCACGTCATTGGCGGGTACACTACCGAAATGCAAGGAAGGTTCGGGAGGAGTGCAGAAGTTTTCGATGTTGCCAGGTGGCGGTGGGACGAGGTTTATGAGAATTTTTTAGATGCTGCCACGTGTCCGAGATCGTACGTGGACAACGGGGATGGAAACGTTTACAAGTGGAGCTCCAGCTCGGGCGAGGTTTTGATGACGAATGACAGTGCCACGTGGCAAGTGGTTGCTGAGTTGCCATCCGACGTGTTAACTTCCACACACATGACAGCATGGCAAGAGAAGCTAATGGTGATTGGTTCACATAGATTTGGTGAGCCCCACAAAGTGTACACGTTGGATATAAAAAACAGGAAGTGGACTAAAGTGGCAACACCGGAAGAATTTTCCGGCCATGTTCAGTCTAGTTGTCTTATGGAAATTTAG